TCGACCGCATGAAGTGTTAAACCATGCCAGTCTGGGTGGGGCGTTTTGTCATTCCATAGTTTCTGCGTTTGAGTAAAGACGGATTTCATGACATCGGAGCCCAGCCTTTGTCTTGCCTGAATTACTGCACTCGGAGCAACAAATGGCTTCTTACCTGGGAGAAGAATATCCAGCTTCGAGACGACCTTCTCCATGGACAAATGGCGATACAGAGACATCCCAACAACACTCCAAACCATCATTTCCATTGGTAACCTTCGTCTGCGAATAGTCGTAATTCCTGTATCTTCCAAACACTGGGAAATGAGTTCTGGAGAAAGCAGATCAGATAAACCCGAAAGTTGCTCTGCAGAGAATTGATGAACTTGGTTAAGAGCCTGTCTTAAAAACATAAAAAAAATCCGAGTGCATTGAATACACTCGGATTTTGACACTTTGAATGGATCGTTCAACCGATCATTTAGTTGTTAACTGATCGGCATTAGCCTTCTGGGCTCCTTTTTTGTTGTTTTCCGGTCATAAAACTCAGGCTGAGTGTTGTTTCCTCTGGAAAATATCCTTATTTGTTATAACATAACAAACAACAGTTAAACGAGAACCGATCGCATCGTTCTCACTGGAGACCTCTGCACCCGGCTTTTTCAATAGTATTTTCACCTGCATAGGTACCCCGTATTTTTACCTCGCTATTAAGGATTAATCATGAAACTAAAGATGACACTCTTAGCTGGTCTTGTCGTATCGCAGTTCGCTGTCGCTGAAGATCAATTTCGTCAACACGATGCCCATGTGCATGGCCATGTAGAATTTAACATTGCTCAAGATGGTCAAGATCTTTTAGTGGAAATCACCGCTCCAGGTGCTGATGTGGTGGGCTTTGAACACGCGCCAAAAACAGACGCTGAGAAAGCAGCAATGGCTGATGCTAAAACAAAACTGAACAATGTGAACAGCATCCTTACCATTCCAGCGGCGGCGAACTGTAAGTTGGTTGAGGCTCATATAGAAAATACGCTAGAGAAAGGTGAACATCACGACGAGCATGATCACCATGACGAGCATAAAGATCATGATGATCACAAAGGTCACGACGATCATAAGGGACATGATCATGAAGGTCATGACCACCATGATGACCATAAAGGACATGATGAACACGAACATCATGATGAGCACAAAGACCACGACCACGACCACGACCATCATGATGGCCACGGTGAATTCTCTATTCAATATCAATTCTCTTGTGAAGACGTCGCTAAAGTCTCTCAAATTGATACACAATGGTTTACACACTTCCCTGCAACTGAGAAAGTATCTGTGAACCTGCTAACGGATAGCGCACAGTCGGCAACGGAACTGACATCAGGTAGCACAACTATTAAATTCTAAACCGTCCAACCCTCAGGCCTCGCCCGAGGCTTGAAGGTCGTTTTTAGAGGACACTATGGCTAGCGTAATCAAACTCAAAGACGTCACATTTAAGTGGCAGCCCGACCAAGCTCCAACTCTTGATATTCCCTCTCTCATCATCGAACAAGGTGAGCATTTATTTCTCAAAGGCCCAAGTGGTTGTGGTAAGTCGACATTACTCGGTTTGCTCACCGGTATAAATACGGCCACCAGCGGTGATATCTTGGCACTCGATCAAAGCTTAACTGCGCTTTCAGCGTCAAAACGCGATAGATTCCGCGCCGACCACATCGGTTATATTTTTCAACAGTTTAATTTGATCCCTTACTTGTCAGTCATCGACAATGTCACGCTGCCTTGCCACTTTTCGCAAAGACGTAAAGAAAAGGTATCTGGCTCGCTAGCTGATGAAGCAAAGCGACTTCTTGACCACTTGCGTCTGCCATCCAATTTACTGCAAAAGCCAGTTATTGAACTCAGTATTGGTCAGCAGCAACGCGTAGCGGCTGCTAGGGCACTCATCGGCCAGCCCGAATTCCTGATAGCTGACGAGCCGACCTCAGCCTTAGATCACGATAACCGTGAAGCCTTCATCGAGCTGCTCATGGAACAAGCGAACCGCGCTGAGTCGACACTCATCTTCGTCAGCCACGATCCAACGCTCGAGCCTTTATTCAAGCGTACTGAAAACCTACAAGATATTAATCAAGTGAGGCCGCTATGAGCATCACATTAAAGCTGGCGTGGAAAAGCCTACTCAACCGTAAAACCACGGCACTACTCACCATTCTGACAGTGGCGATCTCAGTTATTTTGCTAATGGGCGTGGAGCGAATTCGAACTCAAGCCAAAAGCAGCTTTGCCAACACAATTTCTGGCACAGACTTAATTGTGGGTGGGCGCTCGGGACAAGTGAACTTATTACTCTACTCTGTGTTTCGTATTGGTAACGCAACCAACAACATCGACTGGAAAAGTTTTGAAGAATTTAGCAATCATCGCGCGGTAAAATGGGCGATCCCTATCTCTCTCGGTGATTCTCATCGCGGCTTTCGAGTAATGGGCACTAATCACAGCTACTTTGAGCATTATCAATATGGTCAAAAGCAGCATCTCTCTTTAAGCAAAGGGGAAGAGTTCGATAGCTTATTTGAAGCGGTTATCGGCTCAGAAGTGGCTAAGAAGCTTGGCTATGACATCGGCACTGAGATCATTATTGCTCATGGCATCAGCGATGTGGGTTTTAGCCGCCATGAAAATACGCCATTTAAAGTCGTGGGCATTTTGGCACCCACCGGCACCCCGGTTGATAAAACAGTTCACGTGTCACTGGAAGCCATCGAAGCCATTCACGTCGGTTGGGAGTCGGGTGCAAACCTTGGCAACAATCCAAGTAAAGAACAGCTACTCGAAATGGATTTCCATCCCAAGCAGATCACGACGATGATGATTGGACTGAAAAGTAAAATCCAAACCTTCGCCTTGCAGCGCCAGATCAACACCTATAAACAAGAACCGCTCAGCGCAATCCTCCCTGGTATTGCATTGCATGAACTTTGGGGAATGATGAGCGTAGCAGAGCAAGCGCTGTTGATTGTCTCGGTGTTTGTGGTCGTAGCAGGTCTTATGGGCATGCTATCAAGCTTATTGACCAGTCTTCAGGAGCGTCGCCGCGAAATGGCGATACTCAGAGCAATGGGGGCAAGGCCGCGCCATGTGTTCGTTTTACTGATTAGTGAAGCCACGGTTTTAACCACTATAGGTATCATTTGCGGTGTGGGTGGAATGTATGCGATGCTTGCGGTCGCAGCGCCAATCATTACCTCAAGTTACGGGATTAATATTGCCTTATCTGGGATCAGTTCACACGAATGGATGCTACTTGGGTTTGTGCAGTTAGCAGGCATTATTATTGGCTTCTTCCCTGCGCTGCGTGCGTACAGACAATCATTAAGTGATGGCATGACCATCCGTATTTAGTGGGACTTCGATGAAAACCTTGAAAACGCTACTTTGTGGCTTACTGCTATCCCTGAGCGTACTGGCTGCGCCACTGGCGATGGCTGAAACTGACTCAGATGTATTAACACTTGATTGGATTGATCTCATTCCGGAGAAAGAGCGCAATCAGTTTGATGCGATGGGGATGCCTTCAGTCGATCACTCCGGTGGTGTGATGGAACAATCGAAAGTCGGTACCGTGCGCCAAGAGCTCAATGGCAGTAAGGTGAAAATTCCTGGCTTCGTGATCCCACTCGAGGGGGATGAAAATGCGGTAACGGAATTTCTATTGGTACCCTACTTCGGTGCCTGTATCCACGTTCCACCACCGCCGCCAAACCAAATCATCTACGTGAAGTTCAAAGAAGGCGCACCTGTACACCGTCTATGGGATGTAATCTATGTAGTAGGTACGCTAAAAACCGAAACCATCGACTCAGAGCTAGCGCAAACTGGCTACTTAATCGATGGTTATGAGATCGAAGACTACGATGATGGATATGACGAAACCGAGTGGTAATTGAGCCACGTTGCAGTTACATACGAAACCGTTAGATACGAAACCGCGTGCTAGGCTGTTAGCCTATCAATGTAGAAAGATAGCCCAGCACGCCAATATAGACACACAGCAGCAAGACAACCGAGACCTGCTTTTTCATTTTGCTCTGTGGCGTATGACTCTCTAACGAGTGATTGTCTCTTGAGTGCCTCATAACGCCCTCCTCTATTATGAAGCATAAACTTAACAAAATTTTAGCATTTATCCTAGAGTTTTTACAACCGCTTCTCACATCCGTCATTTTCGGACATCAGCTCACATAAATTACGCTGGTTTTTGCACGAAATTCCCGCTAAATTGAAGGCTTATTGCACATTATTGCTTCGTTTTCGCTTCATATTGAGTCTGAGTAATGAGTCATCATCCCGTTGAGAGCAAGCCTGCTAAAGTAGAATCCACCTCGTCCAGTGACTCTGGGCAAAAGAAAGCCCATCACATGAAAGACAGCGCCAGTCGTTTACGTGCGATTGCCGAATCTCATTACCTCGATGCCCTTATCCGTGAGGAAACGCCAAGCCAATCATTATTTGAACGAGCCATGCTGCGTGAAAAACAAGGCAAAGAGCAGCGCCAGAAAAACCTGGAGCAGATCATCAAAGCAGCAATGGCAGCGTGCAAGAACGAAGTGGCGGGAGAACCTGATTTTGACTGGTTAGTACGCTATTTTGATATGGCGAAAGAGATCCACAACTCGTCGATGCAAAAGCTTTGGGCTCAAGTGCTAAAACGCGAAATCACCAATCCCGGAGCCACTTCGATGAAGGCACTTAAAACGCTTAGGGACATGACCCCTAAAGAAGCGCAAACTCTACAAAGAGCCTCTTCATTGGCTTGCAGCTTTGGGACAGACAGCAGTCGTAAGTTGCTGCTGGGCATTAAACATCAAACAGGGTTATTCAGCTTTTCTCGTCGCGAGAGTGTGGATGAATTGAGTTTAGGCGAGTATCAATTGCCATATTCTAGCATTCTGCTGTTGGTCGAGTTAGGTGTATTGCTGGCAACAGAGCTTGAATCAGGAGAGATCAGTAAAGATGCACCCTTAAAGCTAACCTATCAAGGCCAAGAAATGACGCTCGCAGCGAAAACCAAAGGCATCACGTTGACCTACTACCGCTTTACGCCGACCGGCAATGAGCTATGTCAATTGCTTGGTCATCGCAGCAACGCTCAATATCAGGAGCAATTGGTGGCGCTGCTGAATCGAAAATTTGTGGTCAAAGGTGAGCTGCCAACCTCTTTTCATCATACGGTATAGCAGCCCTATTGATTAGCTGATGACTTGCTTAGCCTTGAGTATCGCGAAACATTGCTCCACCAGCTCGGCGACGGCATAGTCGCCGGCTTTAAGATGGATCTCAGGGTTAAGCGGCGCTTCGTACTCAGAGTCGATACCGGTAAAGTTAGGGATCTCGCCAGCACGCGCTTTCTTGTACAGTCCTTTTGGATCGCGTGATTCGCACACCGCTAAGCTCGCATCGACAAACACTTCCATAAACTCGCCGTCCGGTAGCAACTCGCGAACCAAAGCTCGCTCTTCTCGATGTGGAGAGATAAACGCAGAGAGGACAATCAGGCCAGCATCCGCCATTAACTTAGCCAGCTCACCAACACGGCGAATATTCTCACGTCGGTCTTGCTCCGAGAAACCTAGATCGCGGCAAAGACCGTGTCTGACGTTATCACCGTCTAACAAATAGGTATGGTAGCCACGAGTTGCTAGTTCTGTTTCGAGCGCCCCAGCAACGGTGGATTTGCCTGCCCCCGATAAGCCAGTAAACCACAGTACTACAGGCTGCTGTTTTTTCAATTCAGCACGCTCTGACTTGGTCACTACATGTTGATGCCAAATCACGTTTTCATCTTTTTCGATAGTGTCAGAGGCTTGTACAGTATTCGACATAACTCGTCCTTAGGTAACGCCGTTAAAAAGGAAAAAAGTAAGGGATAAGAGTGAGCACCAACACCGAGTAAACGATGGAGATGGGAATGCCAATCCGCATGTAATCTTTAAGCTGATAATTACCCACGCTATACACCAATAGGTTGGTTTGATAGCCGTAAGGAGACACAAAGCTTGCGCTCGCCCCGAACAGCACTGCCATGATAAACGGCATAGGATCGACGCCATAGGCGACCGACATGCTGTAGCCAATCGGAAAAGCCAGTGCCGCGGCGGCATTGTTAGTAATCAATTCGGTCAGTAAAAGTGTTACTAAGTAAGTGGCCACTAACGCGCCAAATACTCCCCAGCCATTGAACATCTCGATGAACATGTCACCCATACGCTCAGAAAGGCCGGTTGAAATCATCAATTGAGCAATGGAAAGTGCTGAGCCGACAATCACCACAATATCAGTTGGGAAGCGGCGACGCAGCTCTCCTAAATTAACGATACCAAACGCCAATACCGCTATCAGATACAGTGCAAGCCCTTTGATGATAGGCAGCACGTTAGTAAGTGCTAACGCTATGACCGCAACAAAGCCAAACAGAACATAGCTAGACTTCGCTAGATCAAGCTTGGCACTGGAGTCTAAATCGTTGACCAGTACGAACTCTTTGCGATGCTGACGACGAAGTGCCTCAAAGCGTTTACCCGGAGCGAGTACTAACGTATCACCCGCTTGCAGTGTGATGTTACCTAGTCCACCTTCCAAGCGCTCATGACCGCGACGAATCGCCACGACTACCGCATCAAAGCGATCTCGAAACTGACTCGACTTGAGGGTGTTATTACAGAACGTCGCCGACGAACTCACCACCACTTCCAGTAGATTCTGCCCATTAAGATGATGCTGGCCAAAAAAAGTTAAGCCGGTAATTTCTTGTAGCGTCGCGACACTTTCCACATCACCGCAAAACAGCAAACGGTCTTTGGCTTCTAATACAAAGTCAGGACCAACCGATGCCAATGTTTGGCCATCTCGAACCACTTCGGCAAGGAACAGCTTTCGCAGTGCTCTAAGGTTATTTTCGGCGATACTACGTCCCACCAATGGTGAACCAGATTCCACTCGTGCTTCTAAGAAATACGGTAGATCATCTTGGTTAATGTCATCGTAGTTCGGTAAGAAATAGCTAAGCGGTATGAGCACCAGCACGCCACCGAGCAATACACTCAAACCAATCCAAGTTGGCTCGAAAAAACCTAAACTCGGTAAGCCTACATCCTCAACAAAGCTATTGATAATGAGGTTGGTTGAGGTACCAATCAGCGTCAGTGTGCCACCGAGAATGGCGGCATAAGATAGCGGGATAAGTAACTTGGATGGTGCGTGGCGTTGATTGCGCTTGATAGCACCAATTAACGAGACAACCACCGCCGTGTTGTTAGTGAACGAGGAAAGCAGTGCGGTCGAGATACCCAGTTTAGCGACAACTGCCCCTAAACGCCCAGTCGCAATAGAGCGGCTAACCCAGCTAATTAAGCGTGTTTTCTCTAGCGCTGCTGAGGATAAAATCAGCAACACAAGTGTCAGCAGTGATGAGTTGGTGAAATTGCTCGCAACCGCATTGATATCTATCATGCCAGCAATAAACGCCAAAAACGCAGCGCCTGCAAAAATAAGGCTCGGTTTGATCTGGGTTGCTATCAAGCAAGTGATGATGGACATCAGTAAAGCTAGCACCACTCCTTGTTCCCACATCATCCTATTCCTTAAGTAAAGTCACTGCGTTGTTATTATGGGCTCTAGCGATAGTTAAAGCCCATGGTTACGGTTGTATTGAGCAGATTATATTTTTGCGTCCCACTCAGGGAAGTGCTTCATGATCAGAGCTTTAAGCTCTTTCTCAAAGGCACCCATACGCTCTTGCGATGAACGCTGCTCTTCCGCCAAAGCTTCACGAACTAGGCCGGCACCCACTGTCACGTTAGTGAGGCGATCAATAACAATAAAACCACCGGTATCTTGAACCGAATCGTAGCTATCAATGGCTACAGCCTCCGTCAGTGACCACTCACACAAACCAATGCCGTTTAACGGCAATGAGTCTGTCTTAAACGATTTCAGCGAGTTGATGTCGTACTGATGGCGAATCGCATCTAACTGACCCTGCGTTTGCTTACCCGCAATCTTGATGTCGTAGCTGCGACCTGCTGCTAGTGGTTCATCCGTCATCCATACCATATCCGCTAGTAGACGATTTGATGACGCAACACGTGCGTCTTGCTTAACAATCAAGTCACCACGGCTGATATCAATTTCATCGGTCAGCGTTAACGTCACCGCTTGACCAGCAAATGCGCTTGGCAAATCACCATCGAAGGTCACAATACGCTCAACTTTAGAAGTCTTACCGGACGGCAATGCTTTAATTTCATCGCCAACGCGGATTTCACCGGAGCCAATGGTGCCGGAAAAACCGCGGAAATCGAGGTTTGGTCGGTTAACGTACTGAACTGGGAAGCGGAACTCGCCTTGCTGTTTGCCTTGGTCGATGTCTACTTTCTCAAGTAGATCAAGCAAAGACTCACCTTGATACCAGCCCATCTTGTCACTCAGATCCACGACATTATCACCCTCTAGGGCAGAGATCGGGATCATCTGAATGTCGATGTCTTTGCCTAGATTTTCAGAGAAAGTCAGATACTCATCGCGGATCTCTTCATAGCGCTGCTGGGAGTAATCGACCAAATCCATCTTGTTCACCGCAACAATAAAGTGCTTTAAACCAAGTAGACTGGAGATAAACGAGTGACGACGAGTTTGATCGAGCACGCCTTTACGTGCATCAATCAAGATCACCGCAAGATCACACGTCGATGCGCCTGTTGCCATGTTTCGCGTGTACTGCTCATGTCCTGGAGTATCAGCAATAATGAATTTACGTTTTTGGGTCGAGAAGTAGCGGTATGCCACATCAATCGTGATCCCTTGTTCACGCTCTGCCTGCAAGCCATCGACAAGCAAGGCTAAGTCTGGCTTTTCACCGGTCGTACCAACACGTTGGCTGTCTGAGTGAACGGCCGCCAGTTGATCTTCATAAATTTGTTTCGAGTCGTGGAGCAAGCGACCAATTAAGGTACTTTTACCATCATCAACTGAGCCACAGGTTAGGAATCGAAGTAACGATTTGTACTGGTGCTGACTCAGGTAACCTTCAATACCGAGCTCGGCAAGTTGTGCTTCTACTGCGCTGTTCATAATCTGTTCCTTCGATCCTTAAAAGTATCCTTGACGTTTCTTAAGCTCCATCGATCCTGACTGATCGTGGTCGATCGCTCGTCCTTGTCTCTCACTGGACGTTGCGACAAGCATCTCTTCAATAATCCCTGTGAGCGTGGTCGCTTCCGACTCGATAGCACCAGTCAATGGGTAACAACCGAGCGTTCTAAAGCGCACACTCTTGTGTTCAACCGTTTCATCCGGACCGATCTCCATGCGGTCATCATCCACCATGATCAACATGCCATCGCGCTCTACCACTGGACGCGGTGCTGCAAGATACAGAGGCACGATTTCAATGCCTTCTAGCAAGATGTATTGCCAGATATCGAGCTCAGTCCAGTTAGAGAGTGGAAACACACGGATGCTCTCACCTTTGTTGATTTGGCCGTTGTAGGTTTTCCACAACTCTGGACGCTGGTTCTTCGGATCCCACGTATGGTTCTTATCGCGGAATGAGTAAACACGCTCTTTGGCACGAGATTTCTCTTCATCACGGCGTGCACCACCGAATGCTGCATCAAAACCGTACTTGTTGAGCGCCTGTTTCAGACCTTGCGTTTTCATAATATCGGTATGCTTAGATGAGCCATGCACAAACGGGCTACAGCCCATGGCTAGACCTTCTGGATTCTTGTGCACCAAAAGCTCGAATCCGTAGTTCTTTGCTGTACGGTCGCGAAATTCAATCATCTCTTTGAACTTCCAATCGGTATCAACGTGCAGCAATGGGAATGGGATCTTACCTGGGTAAAATGCCTTACGCGCTAAATGCAGCATCACCGACGAGTCTTTACCGATCGAGTACATCATGACGGGATTATCAAATTCCGCCGCGACTTCGCGGATGATGTGAATACTTTCCGCTTCCAACTGTTTAAGGTGTGTGAGTCTTTCTTGGTCCATGAGTTGTGCTTCCTTTGTTCATGTTGACGTGACTTGGCCAACACACGACTGATTTAGAATATGAGTGAGCTATCCTCTTAGGGATTAAGCTCTAATACTTTGTAGTGTTTCGATTTGGCTTGGCTGCACACTATCTTCACCAAACCAAGAGAGTTCATCGGCTAGCGAGACCACTTCACCGACAACAATCAGTGATGGCGACTGCGCATCTTTGGCCATCTCCGGTAGAGTCGCCAACGTGCCACGTAAGACCTTTTGGGTTACCTGTGTCCCGCGCTCAATAATCGCAACAGGCACGCTAGAGCTGCGGCCATGTTCAATAAGTTGCGACTGGATATAGTCAGATTTCATTAGCCCCATATAGATAACGAGAGTCTGATTGCCACGCGCCAACGTAGACCAATCCATGTCATCGCTATCCGGTTTTAGGTGCCCAGTAACAAACAACGCCGATTGCGCGTAGTCTCGATGAGTCAAAGGGATACCCGCATAAGCTGTCGCACCAGCGGCTGCGGTAATGCCCGGTACGACTTGGAATCGAATGCCGGCTGTAGCAAGAACTTGCAGCTCTTCACCACCACGACCAAATACGAATGGATCGCCACCTTTAATACGAACGACTTTATGACCGCTCTGGGCAAACTCGACCAACAGTTGATTGGTTTTCTCTTGAGGAACGCTGTGATGACCGGCTCTTTTGCCCACACAAACTAAAATAGTACTATCTGGTACCAGCGCCATAATTTCTTCAGAAACAAGATAGTCATAGAGGACAACGTCAGCTTGTTGCAGCAGGTTTAATGCTTTTATGGTCAGTAGTTCAGGATCACCAGGACCGGCGCCGATTAAAGCCACCTCGCCTTTATTGAGCTGTGATTTAGCCAGCCTAGGCTTATCGTGGCTGCTAACCAAAGTGGGTGTGGTTCCCTTGCCCGGCTGGTTAGTAAAAGTTGAGTTCATAATGGCAATCCTTCGCATATCGAATGATGGCATTATGACCACTCGCCTATATTACTGGAAATTCTAAAATTTCATTTTTTATTCCAAAAGCCACTAAAGAAGCTATTTAGCCTGAAAATATGTACAGATTTCGAGCTAACTCGCCGCATTGAACCTCTATCAGTTGTAGTCTTACTGATAAAGGTGAGAGATCGGTATCATAACCCCAGTAAGTAACAAATACAGATCACACTTTTATAGTCATAGAGACATTTATTACATCACAAATTGATACACTTAACGCGTTTTTGAATCACCCTCGAATTAGAAGGATATGAAGATGAAAGTGGCAGTGAACCCCATTTCTATCGCTGTGCTAGGCGGTATGCTAGCAATGGCAGGCCCAGCAATGGCTGACGAGATCAAGTTAAGAATTATCGAAACGACGGACATTCACACCAATGTCATGGATTATGACTACTACAAGGATAAGCCGTCCCAGAAAATCGGCTTGGCTCGTGCTGCTACTTTGGTGAAAGAAGCTCGAGGTGAGGTAACGAACAGCGTATTGGTGGACAACGGTGACCTACTTCAAGGTAGCCCGATGGGTGACTACATGGCATCGAAAGGTATCAAGCCAGGTGAAATCCACCCTGTTTATAAAGCGATGAACCAGCTTGATTACGATGTAGGTAACATTGGTAACCACGAGTTTAACTACGGCCTTGAGTTCCTTAAAACCTCATTGGAAGGCGCTAACTTCCCTTACATCAGCGCTAACGTATTTGACAAAAAAACCGGTGACCACTACTTCAAGCCGTACCTGATCAAAACTCATACGTTCAAAGACATCGATGGCAATGCACATGAAGTTAAAGTAGGTTATATCGGCTTTGTACCACCACAAATCATGGTTTGGGATAAGAAAAGCCTCGAAGGCAAAGTGTTTGCTGAAGACATCAAAGCTTCAGCTGAAAAGCTTGTGCCACAGATGAAGAAAGAAGGTGCGGACATTATCGTTGCAATCCCGCACTCAGGTGTTTCAAGCGATCCGTATAAAGCCGGCGCAGAGAACTCGACGTACTACCTTTCTGAAGTAGAAGGCATCGATGCGATTGCGTTTGGTCACTCTCATGCGGTCTTCCCTGGCAAAGGTTTTGACAATATCCAAGGCGTCGATAATGAAAAAGGCACCATCAATGGTGTTGCAGCCGTGATGCCAGGACGCTGGGGTAGCCACGTTGGTGTCATGGATCTTGTGCTTGAGCAAGACGGTGACAGCTGGAAAGTAGCTGACGCACAAACAGAAGCTCGTCCAATCTTCGATGCAGCTAACAAAAAGCCAATTGCTGAAGCAGATCAAGGTATTGTCAACGCGGTTAAAGGCGACCACAGTGCGACACGTGATTTCGTTAACCAACCGATTGGTAAAGCGAATGACGTAATGTACAGCTTCTTAGCGCTAGTTCAAGATGATCCTACAGTACAGATCGTTAACCTTGCGCAAAAAGATTATGTTGAAACCATGATCCAAGGCGACCCGGATCTTGATGGCCTACCAGTGCTATCAGCCGCTGCGCCATTTAAAGCCGGCGGACGCAAGAACGATCCTGCTAACTTTACCGAAGTAGAATCGGGTCAACTTACATTCCGTAACGCAGCCGACCTATACCTATACCCAAATACGCTCGTAGCATTGAAAGTAACGGGTAAAGAAGTGAAGGAATGGTTGGAGTGTTCTGCGGGTCAGTTTAAACAAATCGATGCGAACTCTAACAAGCCACAATCATTGATCGATTGGGACGGTTTCCGCACCTACAACTTTGATGTGATGGATGGTGTTGAGTATCAAATCGATGTCACTAAACCAGCCCGTTATGACGGCAACTGTAAACTACTGGATGAAGGCAGCGAGCGTATCGTTGGCCTGACTTATAACGGTAAACCAATCGACATGAAGCAAACCTTTATCATTGCGACCAACAACTACCGTGCATACAGCAACAAGTTCCCTGGTACAGGTAGCGAGTTTATCGCGTTTGATTCTCCAGATGAAAACCGCTCTATCGTTGCTAACTACATTTCAAAA
The Vibrio sp. CB1-14 DNA segment above includes these coding regions:
- the cysD gene encoding sulfate adenylyltransferase subunit CysD, which gives rise to MDQERLTHLKQLEAESIHIIREVAAEFDNPVMMYSIGKDSSVMLHLARKAFYPGKIPFPLLHVDTDWKFKEMIEFRDRTAKNYGFELLVHKNPEGLAMGCSPFVHGSSKHTDIMKTQGLKQALNKYGFDAAFGGARRDEEKSRAKERVYSFRDKNHTWDPKNQRPELWKTYNGQINKGESIRVFPLSNWTELDIWQYILLEGIEIVPLYLAAPRPVVERDGMLIMVDDDRMEIGPDETVEHKSVRFRTLGCYPLTGAIESEATTLTGIIEEMLVATSSERQGRAIDHDQSGSMELKKRQGYF
- the cpdB gene encoding 2',3'-cyclic-nucleotide 2'-phosphodiesterase, which codes for MKVAVNPISIAVLGGMLAMAGPAMADEIKLRIIETTDIHTNVMDYDYYKDKPSQKIGLARAATLVKEARGEVTNSVLVDNGDLLQGSPMGDYMASKGIKPGEIHPVYKAMNQLDYDVGNIGNHEFNYGLEFLKTSLEGANFPYISANVFDKKTGDHYFKPYLIKTHTFKDIDGNAHEVKVGYIGFVPPQIMVWDKKSLEGKVFAEDIKASAEKLVPQMKKEGADIIVAIPHSGVSSDPYKAGAENSTYYLSEVEGIDAIAFGHSHAVFPGKGFDNIQGVDNEKGTINGVAAVMPGRWGSHVGVMDLVLEQDGDSWKVADAQTEARPIFDAANKKPIAEADQGIVNAVKGDHSATRDFVNQPIGKANDVMYSFLALVQDDPTVQIVNLAQKDYVETMIQGDPDLDGLPVLSAAAPFKAGGRKNDPANFTEVESGQLTFRNAADLYLYPNTLVALKVTGKEVKEWLECSAGQFKQIDANSNKPQSLIDWDGFRTYNFDVMDGVEYQIDVTKPARYDGNCKLLDEGSERIVGLTYNGKPIDMKQTFIIATNNYRAYSNKFPGTGSEFIAFDSPDENRSIVANYISKVSKEKGEVTPSADNNWSFAPISTSAKLDVRFETSPSEKAAQFISDKGQYPMKKVATDDVGFAVYQIDLQK
- the cobA gene encoding uroporphyrinogen-III C-methyltransferase; its protein translation is MNSTFTNQPGKGTTPTLVSSHDKPRLAKSQLNKGEVALIGAGPGDPELLTIKALNLLQQADVVLYDYLVSEEIMALVPDSTILVCVGKRAGHHSVPQEKTNQLLVEFAQSGHKVVRIKGGDPFVFGRGGEELQVLATAGIRFQVVPGITAAAGATAYAGIPLTHRDYAQSALFVTGHLKPDSDDMDWSTLARGNQTLVIYMGLMKSDYIQSQLIEHGRSSSVPVAIIERGTQVTQKVLRGTLATLPEMAKDAQSPSLIVVGEVVSLADELSWFGEDSVQPSQIETLQSIRA